From one Falco biarmicus isolate bFalBia1 unplaced genomic scaffold, bFalBia1.pri scaffold_27, whole genome shotgun sequence genomic stretch:
- the LOC130143349 gene encoding tubulin alpha-3 chain-like, with protein sequence MGNSCWELYCLEHGIEPDGFSPSEFPGQADSSFGTFFSETGSGKYVPRAIFVDLESTVIDEIRTGIYRTLFHPEQLISGKEDAANNYARGRYTVGKEIIDSVVDRARKMTEQCSGLQGFLVFHSFGGGTGSGFTSLLMERLSVEYSKKSKLEFSVYPAPRVSTAVVEPYNSVLTTHTTLEHSDCSFMVDNEAIYDICSRNLDIERPTYTNLNRLIGQIVSSVTASLRFNGALNVDLTEFQTNLVPYPRIHFPLTTYAPIISAEKAYHERLSVPEITNACFEFSNQMVKCDPRRGKYMACCLLYRGDVVPKDVNAAIAAIKTRRSIQFVDWCPTGFKVGINYQPPTVVPGGDLAKVQRAVCMLSNTTAIAEAWARLDHKFDLMYAKRAFVHWYVGEGMEEGEFSEAREDLAALEKDYEEVGRYSADGEDEADEDEY encoded by the exons ATGGGCAATTCCTGTTGGGAATTATATTGCCTGGAGCATGGGATTGAGCCAGATGGATTCTCCCCCAGTGAATTCCCAGGGCAAGCAGACTCTTCCTTTGGGACCTTCTTCAGTGAGACAGGATCAGGGAAGTATGTACCCAGGGCAATATTTGTTGACCTAGAGTCTACTGTCATTG ATGAGATCAGGACTGGGATCTACCGCACGCTCTTCCACCCAGAGCAGCTCATCAGTGGCAAAGAAGATGCTGCCAACAACTATGCTCGGGGCCGCTACACCGTTGGGAAGGAGATCATTGACTCTGTTGTTGACAGAGCTCGTAAAATG ACTGAGCAGTGCAGTGGCCTCCAAGGATTCCTGGTCTTCCATAGCTTTGGGGGAGGCACAGGCTCTGGGTTCACCTCCCTTCTCATGGAACGGCTCTCTGTGGAGTACAGCAAGAAGTCCAAGCTGGAGTTCTCTGTGTACCCAGCCCCACGGGTCTCCACAGCAGTGGTGGAGCCCTACAACTCTGTCCTCACCACCCACACTACCCTGGAGCACTCGGACTGCTCCTTCATGGTGGACAACGAAGCCATCTATGACATCTGCAGCCGCAACCTGGACATTGAGCGTCCCACCTACACCAACCTCAACAGGCTGATTGGGCAGATAGTCTCGTCAGTCACTGCCTCCTTGAGATTCAATGGTGCTCTGAATGTTGACCTGACTGAGTTTCAGACCAACCTGGTGCCCTACCCACGGATACACTTCCCGCTCACAACCTATGCACCCATCATCTCTGCAGAGAAAGCCTACCATGAGCGGCTGTCTGTGCCGGAGATCACCAATGCTTGCTTTGAGTTCTCCAACCAGATGGTGAAGTGTGACCCACGCCGTGGCAAGTACATGGCATGCTGCCTGCTGTACCGAGGTGACGTGGTGCCCAAGGATGTGAATGCAGCCATCGCAGCCATTAAAACACGCCGGTCGATCCAGTTTGTGGACTGGTGCCCCACAGGCTTCAAGGTGGGTATCAACTACCAGCCTCCCACGGTGGTGCCTGGGGGAGACCTGGCCAAGGTGCAGCGGGCTGTGTGCATGCTGAGCAACACCACAGCCATTGCGGAGGCATGGGCCCGTCTGGACCACAAGTTTGACCTGATGTATGCCAAGCGAGCCTTTGTGCACTGGTATGTGGGGGAGGGCATGGAGGAGGGGGAGTTTTCAGAGGCCAGAGAGGACCTGGCTGCCCTGGAGAAGGATTATGAGGAGGTTGGAAGGTACTCTGCAGATGGAGAAGATGAGGCTGATGAGGATGAGTATTAA
- the LOC130143353 gene encoding urocortin-3-like, with amino-acid sequence MAHTRLLLLLALLCAAETGQALHLYSAASIFSCLNAALAEAQKSRPEENTILDKRSFDLPSPEEVSGEEVGEDAVDEEMGKRTFPGEGHYKYVSQAQVKGKTYQNRAKSDRRTKVTLSLDVPTNIMNILFNIAKAKNLRAKAAANAHLVAQIGWRK; translated from the coding sequence ATGGCCCacaccaggctgctgctcctccttgcCCTCCTCTGTGCTGCCGAGACTGGCCAAGCTCTCCACCTCTACAGCGCCGCCTCTATCTTCAGCTGCCTTAATGCGGCCCTTGCTGAAGCCCAGAAGAGCCGCCCAGAAGAAAACACCATCTTGGACAAGCGCAGTTTCGACTTGCCATCGCCAGAGGAGGTGTCAGGTGAGGAGGTGGGGGAGGATGCGGTGGATgaagagatggggaaaaggacGTTCCCAGGTGAAGGCCATTACAAATATGTCTCCCAGGCACAGGTAAAGGGGAAGACGTACCAAAACCGGGCCAAGAGCGACCGCCGCACCAAGGTCACCCTCTCCCTCGACGTCCCCACCAACATCATGAACATTCTCTTCAACATCGCCAAAGCCAAGAACCTGCGGGCAAAGGCCGCCGCCAATGCTCACCTCGTGGCCCAAATCGGGTGGCGGAAGTGA